The nucleotide window ATGTGTGCATTTATTATGGTAAGAAAATGGATgtgaaacataaataaaatttgtaaaaaaataaaaatgacaataaaATGTTAGAATTGAAGATATCAAACCATATGTTaatagtttatttaaaaataaataaaaatatatatagtgtttgttTGATTGGATCTTTGATTCGGATTCGGGTATCAACTCTATCCGCATGCGATTAAGCATCCGCTAGCGAGAGCATATCCCGAGGCTTCATCACTCATGAATGAAACCCTAAAACGGAAACATCGTTTGATGAAAACGGATCGAACGCGAGGGTTTTGAGCATTTGGTGAGATGTCGAGCAAAACCCTAGTTCGGGCTGGAGCTTCTTTGTTCTCGCGTCTCCTCCAAACCAATCCTCTTCAAGGCTTGAACCCTAGAATCCCATGCGATTCTTCTGTTCGATCGGCTCTTTTGAAATCTCTAGTTCAGTCCCCTTCGCTCGGTGGCGGAGTTGGAGATCTCGAGAGCATAAAGAGAGTGGCTTCACCTGAGGGGCTTTCCTTCCCTTGTGGCCTTCCTTCTCTTCGCTTCTTTATCGAAGATGGTAAGAGATGAACTCTCTCTTATTGTTGTTAATTAGTCTATcaagtttccttttttttctatccTGTTTTAATGGGAATGTGAGCTACTTGTTCTCTGATTTCCATCCTTAAATTAATTCTTCTGGATTTGGTGTTGTTATTGCTTTTAACCATTGATGTTGAGCTGTTTTGCTCATCACATTACAAAGAGAACgcataatgcaatgaaaaggtGGTATGCTAAGCCACACTAGTGTGATTAATCTAGTTAGAAGTACACTCTTTGCCTTGATTTAGAAACACCTTTGAATTTTTACCTATCCAAAGGCAGTGTGTGTGCTAAGTCTCGACTTGTGCTTCATTGAATTAGACTTACTCTTTGCTTTGATTCGGAAATATCTTTGAATTTTTACCTTGATAGTTTCATGGTCAGATGTTCAGATTTTTAAGCCTCTATTCTCACCATATGGCTGTAGTATTTGAAGTGCGGATGTTAACCCTTATGATCTATtacttgataatatatattatgattttgtttcctaTATTAAACAATATTGATGACAAACTTTTCATCCTTGGGCTATATTGTGAATGATAATCTGCCGGTATGTTCAGTTATATGAGTTTTGCAGTT belongs to Dioscorea cayenensis subsp. rotundata cultivar TDr96_F1 chromosome 17, TDr96_F1_v2_PseudoChromosome.rev07_lg8_w22 25.fasta, whole genome shotgun sequence and includes:
- the LOC120280621 gene encoding uncharacterized protein LOC120280621; protein product: MSSKTLVRAGASLFSRLLQTNPLQGLNPRIPCDSSVRSALLKSLVQSPSLGGGVGDLESIKRVASPEGLSFPCGLPSLRFFIEDGDSFTNEPICLLPKRTYQPSHIRRKRTHGYLARKATKGGRKVIARRIAKGRARIAV